The following are encoded together in the Iodobacter fluviatilis genome:
- a CDS encoding alpha/beta fold hydrolase, giving the protein MKTWVLLRGLMRESRHWGDFIVKAQTAWPNDKIMTLDWPGNGVLHQQNSLSHIEEMVAHIRQSLATHPGPYHVLAISLGAMAAVAWAKAYPAEISACILINTSLRPINPFYQRLRPQSYLALLRLFISRPENKERIILQLTSQTRPQAALAAWVVMQRQYPISHLNILRQLLAAIRYKASQPQVPILLLSGGADQLVSPACSQTLANKWQVPCLVHTQAGHDLPLDDADWVLRAIAQYLSSHH; this is encoded by the coding sequence ATGAAAACATGGGTACTATTACGCGGGCTAATGCGCGAATCTCGGCATTGGGGTGATTTTATTGTAAAAGCACAAACCGCTTGGCCAAATGATAAAATAATGACCCTTGATTGGCCTGGTAATGGCGTATTGCATCAGCAAAATAGCTTAAGCCATATTGAAGAAATGGTAGCGCATATCCGGCAAAGCCTAGCGACACACCCTGGGCCCTATCATGTATTAGCCATTTCATTAGGCGCTATGGCAGCGGTAGCATGGGCTAAGGCATATCCAGCAGAAATCAGTGCCTGCATTCTTATTAATACCAGCTTAAGGCCAATTAATCCTTTTTATCAGCGACTCAGGCCGCAAAGCTATCTAGCTTTACTGCGATTATTCATCAGTAGGCCTGAAAATAAAGAGCGTATTATTTTGCAATTAACCAGCCAAACTCGGCCTCAGGCCGCTTTAGCAGCTTGGGTGGTAATGCAACGCCAATACCCGATTAGCCACCTAAATATCCTACGCCAATTGCTAGCCGCAATACGCTATAAGGCCAGCCAACCCCAAGTGCCGATTTTGCTATTATCTGGTGGAGCAGATCAATTAGTGAGCCCCGCTTGCTCACAAACACTTGCCAATAAATGGCAAGTACCCTGCTTAGTTCACACTCAGGCAGGCC
- a CDS encoding M14 family zinc carboxypeptidase: protein MLQLPELIELEDIILQAGDAIRLQQHGEVKYAASRFPLYSISMGSQRADAPVLGFFGGVHGLERIGSQIVLAFLRSLLVRQSWDSSLQHKLKNIRLVFMPLINPIGIARGTRSNGYGVDLMRNAPIESAEKTSFLVGGHRISPHLPWYRGELNSSMELENQALCSVVKSQLLNSPFSIALDCHSGFGLRDRLWFPYAHTRTPFPNLAEVYALKALFDQSYPQHPYVIEPQALQYCTHGDIWDYLYTENSSSGQLFLPLTLELGSWLWVKKNPRQLMSLLGLFNPIVPHRQQRVLRSHLLLFEFLLRAVHDHSKWLPKTNHYLNCKQEAEALWYGIV from the coding sequence ATGCTGCAATTACCAGAACTGATTGAACTGGAAGACATCATCCTACAAGCGGGTGACGCTATCCGTTTGCAGCAGCATGGAGAGGTCAAATACGCAGCCAGCCGCTTTCCCCTCTATAGCATCAGCATGGGCAGTCAACGCGCAGATGCACCGGTACTGGGATTTTTTGGCGGAGTACATGGTTTAGAGCGTATTGGCAGCCAAATTGTGCTGGCTTTTCTTCGCTCCTTATTAGTCAGGCAGAGCTGGGATAGTAGCCTGCAGCATAAATTAAAAAACATACGGCTGGTGTTTATGCCGCTCATCAACCCAATTGGTATTGCCCGAGGCACACGGAGCAATGGCTATGGGGTAGATTTAATGCGCAATGCGCCCATTGAATCAGCAGAAAAAACATCTTTTTTAGTAGGGGGGCATAGAATTAGCCCACATCTGCCTTGGTATCGAGGTGAATTAAACTCAAGCATGGAATTAGAAAACCAAGCACTTTGCAGTGTAGTTAAATCCCAATTACTCAATAGCCCATTTAGCATTGCCCTAGATTGCCATTCTGGCTTTGGCCTAAGAGATAGACTGTGGTTTCCCTATGCTCATACCCGCACACCTTTCCCTAATTTAGCCGAAGTCTATGCGCTTAAAGCCCTATTTGACCAAAGCTACCCGCAGCACCCCTATGTGATAGAACCACAGGCTTTACAGTATTGTACCCACGGCGATATTTGGGATTATTTATATACAGAAAATAGTAGCAGTGGTCAGCTTTTTTTACCCCTCACTTTAGAATTAGGCTCTTGGCTATGGGTTAAAAAAAACCCACGCCAGTTAATGTCATTATTAGGTTTATTTAACCCCATTGTGCCACATCGCCAGCAAAGAGTATTACGTAGCCATTTACTATTGTTTGAATTTTTATTGCGTGCAGTTCACGATCACAGCAAATGGTTACCCAAAACCAATCACTATCTAAACTGTAAACAAGAAGCCGAAGCGCTTTGGTACGGTATCGTATGA